The Humulus lupulus chromosome 4, drHumLupu1.1, whole genome shotgun sequence genome has a window encoding:
- the LOC133830530 gene encoding auxin response factor 19-like isoform X1, which yields MHIGILAAAAHAAANNSPFTVFYNPSASPSEFVIPFAKYYKTVCGNQISLGMHFHMMFEIEESGTRRYIGTITDISDLDPARWKNSQWRNLQVGWDELIAGERHNRVSIWEIEPVTAPFLIFPLHFSDQNVPDNWECQELASDVAH from the exons ATGCATATTGGAATTCTGGCAGCTGCCGCTCATGCTGCAGCCAACAATAGTCCCTTCACTGTGTTCTATAATCCTAG CGCTAGTCCATCAGAATTTGTTATTCCTTTTGCCAAGTACTACAAGACAGTGTGTGGAAACCAAATATCACTAGGCATGCATTTTCATATGATGTTTGAAATCGAAGAGTCTGGAACAAGAAG GTATATAGGTACAATCACGGATATTAGTGATCTTGATCCCGCTAGATGGAAGAATTCACAATGGCGTAATTTGCAG GTTGGTTGGGACGAATTAATTGCTGGGGAAAGGCATAATAGGGTCTCAATCTGGGAGATTGAACCTGTTACAGCTCCATTTTTAATATTCCCTCTCCATTTTTCAGATCAAAATGTCCCAGACAACTGGGAATGCCAG GAGTTGGCGAGTGATGTTGCACACTAA
- the LOC133830530 gene encoding auxin response factor 19-like isoform X2 encodes MHIGILAAAAHAAANNSPFTVFYNPSASPSEFVIPFAKYYKTVCGNQISLGMHFHMMFEIEESGTRRYIGTITDISDLDPARWKNSQWRNLQIKMSQTTGNARSWRVMLHTKFMMPNFHKNLCFCKHWRLGS; translated from the exons ATGCATATTGGAATTCTGGCAGCTGCCGCTCATGCTGCAGCCAACAATAGTCCCTTCACTGTGTTCTATAATCCTAG CGCTAGTCCATCAGAATTTGTTATTCCTTTTGCCAAGTACTACAAGACAGTGTGTGGAAACCAAATATCACTAGGCATGCATTTTCATATGATGTTTGAAATCGAAGAGTCTGGAACAAGAAG GTATATAGGTACAATCACGGATATTAGTGATCTTGATCCCGCTAGATGGAAGAATTCACAATGGCGTAATTTGCAG ATCAAAATGTCCCAGACAACTGGGAATGCCAG GAGTTGGCGAGTGATGTTGCACACTAAGTTCATGATGCCAAATTTCCACAAGAACTTGTGTTTTTGTAAGCATTGGCGACTTGGGTCCTAA